In a single window of the Salvelinus alpinus chromosome 15, SLU_Salpinus.1, whole genome shotgun sequence genome:
- the LOC139540041 gene encoding ankyrin repeat domain-containing protein 27-like isoform X1 codes for MALYDENLQNNPFYLALEKQRPDLCSRVAELHGIVLVPCRGSLTLGAYTAAQFETYVLQPSGEGYQTVDGKELTIQDSQVRLGAGFQAPANVPILFEETFYNEKEQSYSILCIARPIDTDQSPVEVTPSPGLYCLKNVEDVREFLGRHAEKLDKFISSFCSSFKEQERKGLRHHIDSVNALYTKCLQCLLRDSSLKVLAKQDLQMTLLKQAVEMYIHHGIHDLIFNFVGTLEASQDSAFNKTTRGLQDLQQKDLRVKSEFSINIPRAKRELSQLNHCTSPLHKLLCLRKVGLTIMQSPSSSVSIEAVCADDLLSVILYLLVKTEIPNWMANLSYIKNFNFCNSTKDELSYWLTSFEAAVEFVSQGNLNLSQERKGSGELNDKVRFTQKINLLCQNDATPINCLFEHIANGNEAEVKRVLSENESDEDGVKMCHPLCSCDHCELRVSGRLNDPSIVTPFSRDDRGYTPLHVAAVCGQSLLIDLLVSKGALVNATDYHALSPLHLSCQKGYQGVTLLLLHYKANTDAQDNNGNTPLHLACMYGHEDCVKALVYYDLPTCRLNIQNDKGDTPLHIAARWGYEGIIEVLLENGASTAVYNKAKDSPLQCALNSKILTLLELTHNSSHRRDSNDSPNRSPEASDCSSRRSSVSSNTSQSSEARPDCDRVLHKEVEKLLRAAADGDIEMVRYLLEWLDEEPEEEEAGLPSWTKLCHPLCQCSHCGSSQKKFVCLQASGLGVNSSSVDGFTPLHVAALHGHTALVSLLSRNGANVNARNSQSATPLHLASQNSHIQVVTSLLECNAKLNKKDRYGNTPLIHTCLRGHLDTATILLQSNASVNLSNNQGNTALHEAVKGGHLALVELLLQAGALVHMTNKRQRTALDCAVETRGKNTEILRTLQKASGLSHNAEPIKLLSVPKGALGKRVSIDTSHCFSLTTYLLEREAHSFVQRLKHQHDNVSGRRQKLAQSINRVQQMKKGLPRDTSVPSIHSPTPERRKLRRGETLESSGPFSICSSPEGSPKPGDQRDRERALSRSHTVDTVHPQSPQWGRDRRHTGEAEANEDTRVAKDPSDTPGEPLRTYTPDIHTPDMSNTHTPDIPSNTQQTPSSDPSHTREDPSHTPSQVNGEEKKVHTSPDIEVKSKRNCPETESPPKDMEDLVEELVEEIEVL; via the exons gAGCTGACCATCCAGGACAGCCAGGTCAGACTCGGCGCAGGGTTCCAGGCCCCAGCCAACGTGCCCATCCTGTTTGAGGAGACCTTTTACAATGAGAAGGAGCAGAGCTACAGCATCCTCTGTATCGCCAGGCCCATCGACACAGACCAAAGCCCAG TGGAGGTGACCCCCAGCCCAGGCTTGTACTGTCTGAAGAATGTGGAGGATGTCAGAGAGTTTCTGGGCCGCCATGCGGAGAAACTGGACAAGTTCATAAGCAGCTTCTGCAGTTCCTTTAAAGAGCAGGAAAGGAAGGGACTGCGACACCACATT GACTCAGTGAATGCCCTTTATACTAAATGTCTTCAGTGCCTGTTGAGAGACTCGAGCCTG AAAGTTCTGGCCAAACAGGATCTCCAGATGACTCTCCTTAAACAAGCGGTGGAA ATGTATATACATCATGGTATCCATGATTTAATCTTTAACTTTGTGGGAACTCTTGAAGCCAGCCAG GATTCTGCCTTCAACAAAACCACCAGAGGTCTGCAGGACCTGCAGCAGAAAGACTTGAGGGTCAAATCTGAATTTAG TATAAATATACCCCGGGCCAAGAGAGAGCTGAGCCAGTTGAACCACTGCACCTCTCCTCTACACAAGCTGCTCTGCCTCAGAAAGGTGGGACTCACCATCATGCAGTCCCCCAGCAGCTCAG TGAGCATAGAGGCCGTATGTGCAGACGATcttctctctgtcattctgtaCTTACTGGTGAAGACGGAGATCCCCAATTG GATGGCCAACCTGAGCTACATCAAGAACTTCAATTTCTGTAACTCCACCAAGGACGAGTTGAGCTACTGGCTGACGTCGTTCGAGGCCGCCGTCGAGTTCGTCAGCCAGGGCAACCTCAACCTGAGCCAGGAACGAAAG GGCTCAGGGGAACTGAACGACAAGGTGCGTTTCACACAGAAAATAAACCTGCTCTGTCAGAACGATGCTACCCCCATCAACTGTCTGTTTGAG caCATAGCCAACGGTAACGAAGCGGAGGTCAAGCGTGTGTTGAGTGAAAACGAAAGTGATGAGGACGGGGTGAAGATGTGTCACCCCCTTTGCTCCTGTGATCACTGTGAGCTCCGGGTCTCTGG AAGACTGAATGACCCGTCCATTGTAACGCCCTTCTCTCGAGACGATCGAGGATACACGCCACTTCATGTCGCTGCTGTCTGTG GTCAGTCCCTGTTGATTGACCTGTTGGTGTCTAAGGGAGCTCTGGTGAACGCCACAGACTACCACGCCCTCTCACCCCTGCACCTCTCCTGTCAGAAGGGCTACCAGGGAGTCACG CTGCTGCTCTTGCACTATAAGGCGAACACAGATGCCCAGGACAACAATGGAAACACTCCTCTGCACCTGGCCTGTATGTATGGACATGAAGAT TGTGTTAAGGCTCTGGTTTACTACGACCTGCCCACGTGCCGTCTGAACATCCAGAACGACAAGGGGGACACCCCCCTGCACATCGCGGCCCGCTGGGGCTACGAGGGCATCATCGAGGTTCTACTGGAGAACGGAGCCAGCACCGCCGTCTACAACAAGGCCAAGGACTCTCCACTacagtgtgctttgaattctaag ATTTTGACGCTGTTGGAGTTGACACACAACAGTTCTCACAGAAGAGATAGCAATGAT TCCCCTAACCGCTCTCCCGAGGCCTCTGACTGCAGCAGCCGCCGTTCCTCTGTCTCCAGCAACACCTCCCAGAGCTCTGAGGCCAGGCCTGACTGCGACAGGGTCCTCCACAAAGAA GTGGAGAAGTTGCTGCGTGCGGCAGCCGATGGAGACATAGAGATGGTGCGGTACCTGTTGGAGTGGTTGGACGAGGAGCcagaggaggaggaagcaggGCTGCCCTCCTGGACTAAGTTGTGCCACCCACTGTGCCAGTGTTCACACTGTGGGTCATCACAGAAG AAGTTTGTGTGCCTTCAGGCCAGTGGTCTGGGTGTGAACAGCAGTAGTGTGGATGGCTTCACTCCCCTCCACGTGGCGGCGCTCCATGGTCACACGGCGCTGGTGTCCCTGCTCAGCCGCAACGGAGCCAACGTCAACGCACGCAACAGCCAGAGTGCCACGCCACTGCACCTGGCCAGCCAGAACAGCCACATACAG GTAGTGACATCACTGCTGGAGTGCAACGCCAAGCTGAATAAGAAGGATCGCTATGGCAACACCCCTCTGATTCACACCTGCCTCAGAGGTCACCTGGACACAGCAACCATCCTGCTGCAG AGCAACGCCTCGGTGAACCTGTCCAACAACCAGGGCAACACGGCCCTGCACGAGGCTGTGAAAGGGGGTCACCTGGCCCTGGTGGAGCTGTTACTGCAGGCTGGAGCCTTGGTCCACATGACGAACAAGAGACAGAGGACAGCACTGGACTGTGCCGTGGAGACCAGGGGAAAA AACACTGAAATCCTGAGGACTCTTCAGAAGGCATCTGGACTCTCCCACAATGCTGAACCAATCAAACTGCTCTCTGTGCCCAAGGGGGCTCTGGGTAAGAGAGTCAGTATAGACACCAGCCACTGTTTTTCCTTGACCACCTACCTGCTAGAGCGTGAAG CACACTCATTTGTCCAGCGGCTAAAGCATCAGCATGATAATGTCAGTGGAAGACGTCAGAAGCTGGCCCAGTCAATAAACCG GGTTCAGCAAATGAAGAAAGGTCTTCCCAGGGACACCAGTGTGCCTTCCATCCACTCCCCCACTCCTGAGAGGAGGAAACTGAGGCGAGGGGAGACCCTGGAGAGCAGTGGGCCATTCAGCATCTGCTCCAGCCCAGAGGGAAGCCCCAAGCCTGGTGAccaaagggacagagagagggcccTGAGCCGCAGTCACACCGTGGACACAGTGCACCCCCAGTCTCCTCAGTGGGGCCGGGACCGGAGACACACAGGAGAGGCCGAGGCAAATGAGGACACACGCGTAGCTAAAGACCCTTCAGACACTCCAGGTGAACCCTTGCGTACGTACACACCTGACATACACACACCCGACatgtcaaatacacacacacctgacatccCATCAAATACACAACAAACACCCAGCAGCGACCCGTCACACACTCGCGAGGATCCATCACACACACCTAGCCAAGTCAATGGAGAGGAAAAGAAGGTCCACACCTCACCAGACATCGAAGTAAAGTCTAAGAGGAACTGTCCTGAGACTGAGAGCCCACCCAAAGACATGGAGGACCTGGTAGAAGAACTGGTAGAAGAAATAGAGGTACTCTGA
- the LOC139540041 gene encoding ankyrin repeat domain-containing protein 27-like isoform X3 has translation MALYDENLQNNPFYLALEKQRPDLCSRVAELHGIVLVPCRGSLTLGAYTAAQFETYVLQPSGEGYQTVDGKELTIQDSQVRLGAGFQAPANVPILFEETFYNEKEQSYSILCIARPIDTDQSPVEVTPSPGLYCLKNVEDVREFLGRHAEKLDKFISSFCSSFKEQERKGLRHHIDSVNALYTKCLQCLLRDSSLKVLAKQDLQMTLLKQAVEMYIHHGIHDLIFNFVGTLEASQDSAFNKTTRGLQDLQQKDLRVKSEFSINIPRAKRELSQLNHCTSPLHKLLCLRKVGLTIMQSPSSSVSIEAVCADDLLSVILYLLVKTEIPNWMANLSYIKNFNFCNSTKDELSYWLTSFEAAVEFVSQGNLNLSQERKGSGELNDKVRFTQKINLLCQNDATPINCLFEHIANGNEAEVKRVLSENESDEDGVKMCHPLCSCDHCELRVSGRLNDPSIVTPFSRDDRGYTPLHVAAVCGQSLLIDLLVSKGALVNATDYHALSPLHLSCQKGYQGVTLLLLHYKANTDAQDNNGNTPLHLACMYGHEDCVKALVYYDLPTCRLNIQNDKGDTPLHIAARWGYEGIIEVLLENGASTAVYNKAKDSPLQCALNSKILTLLELTHNSSHRRDSNDSPNRSPEASDCSSRRSSVSSNTSQSSEARPDCDRVLHKEVEKLLRAAADGDIEMVRYLLEWLDEEPEEEEAGLPSWTKLCHPLCQCSHCGSSQKKFVCLQASGLGVNSSSVDGFTPLHVAALHGHTALVSLLSRNGANVNARNSQSATPLHLASQNSHIQVVTSLLECNAKLNKKDRYGNTPLIHTCLRGHLDTATILLQSNASVNLSNNQGNTALHEAVKGGHLALVELLLQAGALVHMTNKRQRTALDCAVETRGKNTEILRTLQKASGLSHNAEPIKLLSVPKGALAHSFVQRLKHQHDNVSGRRQKLAQSINRVQQMKKGLPRDTSVPSIHSPTPERRKLRRGETLESSGPFSICSSPEGSPKPGDQRDRERALSRSHTVDTVHPQSPQWGRDRRHTGEAEANEDTRVAKDPSDTPGEPLRTYTPDIHTPDMSNTHTPDIPSNTQQTPSSDPSHTREDPSHTPSQVNGEEKKVHTSPDIEVKSKRNCPETESPPKDMEDLVEELVEEIEVL, from the exons gAGCTGACCATCCAGGACAGCCAGGTCAGACTCGGCGCAGGGTTCCAGGCCCCAGCCAACGTGCCCATCCTGTTTGAGGAGACCTTTTACAATGAGAAGGAGCAGAGCTACAGCATCCTCTGTATCGCCAGGCCCATCGACACAGACCAAAGCCCAG TGGAGGTGACCCCCAGCCCAGGCTTGTACTGTCTGAAGAATGTGGAGGATGTCAGAGAGTTTCTGGGCCGCCATGCGGAGAAACTGGACAAGTTCATAAGCAGCTTCTGCAGTTCCTTTAAAGAGCAGGAAAGGAAGGGACTGCGACACCACATT GACTCAGTGAATGCCCTTTATACTAAATGTCTTCAGTGCCTGTTGAGAGACTCGAGCCTG AAAGTTCTGGCCAAACAGGATCTCCAGATGACTCTCCTTAAACAAGCGGTGGAA ATGTATATACATCATGGTATCCATGATTTAATCTTTAACTTTGTGGGAACTCTTGAAGCCAGCCAG GATTCTGCCTTCAACAAAACCACCAGAGGTCTGCAGGACCTGCAGCAGAAAGACTTGAGGGTCAAATCTGAATTTAG TATAAATATACCCCGGGCCAAGAGAGAGCTGAGCCAGTTGAACCACTGCACCTCTCCTCTACACAAGCTGCTCTGCCTCAGAAAGGTGGGACTCACCATCATGCAGTCCCCCAGCAGCTCAG TGAGCATAGAGGCCGTATGTGCAGACGATcttctctctgtcattctgtaCTTACTGGTGAAGACGGAGATCCCCAATTG GATGGCCAACCTGAGCTACATCAAGAACTTCAATTTCTGTAACTCCACCAAGGACGAGTTGAGCTACTGGCTGACGTCGTTCGAGGCCGCCGTCGAGTTCGTCAGCCAGGGCAACCTCAACCTGAGCCAGGAACGAAAG GGCTCAGGGGAACTGAACGACAAGGTGCGTTTCACACAGAAAATAAACCTGCTCTGTCAGAACGATGCTACCCCCATCAACTGTCTGTTTGAG caCATAGCCAACGGTAACGAAGCGGAGGTCAAGCGTGTGTTGAGTGAAAACGAAAGTGATGAGGACGGGGTGAAGATGTGTCACCCCCTTTGCTCCTGTGATCACTGTGAGCTCCGGGTCTCTGG AAGACTGAATGACCCGTCCATTGTAACGCCCTTCTCTCGAGACGATCGAGGATACACGCCACTTCATGTCGCTGCTGTCTGTG GTCAGTCCCTGTTGATTGACCTGTTGGTGTCTAAGGGAGCTCTGGTGAACGCCACAGACTACCACGCCCTCTCACCCCTGCACCTCTCCTGTCAGAAGGGCTACCAGGGAGTCACG CTGCTGCTCTTGCACTATAAGGCGAACACAGATGCCCAGGACAACAATGGAAACACTCCTCTGCACCTGGCCTGTATGTATGGACATGAAGAT TGTGTTAAGGCTCTGGTTTACTACGACCTGCCCACGTGCCGTCTGAACATCCAGAACGACAAGGGGGACACCCCCCTGCACATCGCGGCCCGCTGGGGCTACGAGGGCATCATCGAGGTTCTACTGGAGAACGGAGCCAGCACCGCCGTCTACAACAAGGCCAAGGACTCTCCACTacagtgtgctttgaattctaag ATTTTGACGCTGTTGGAGTTGACACACAACAGTTCTCACAGAAGAGATAGCAATGAT TCCCCTAACCGCTCTCCCGAGGCCTCTGACTGCAGCAGCCGCCGTTCCTCTGTCTCCAGCAACACCTCCCAGAGCTCTGAGGCCAGGCCTGACTGCGACAGGGTCCTCCACAAAGAA GTGGAGAAGTTGCTGCGTGCGGCAGCCGATGGAGACATAGAGATGGTGCGGTACCTGTTGGAGTGGTTGGACGAGGAGCcagaggaggaggaagcaggGCTGCCCTCCTGGACTAAGTTGTGCCACCCACTGTGCCAGTGTTCACACTGTGGGTCATCACAGAAG AAGTTTGTGTGCCTTCAGGCCAGTGGTCTGGGTGTGAACAGCAGTAGTGTGGATGGCTTCACTCCCCTCCACGTGGCGGCGCTCCATGGTCACACGGCGCTGGTGTCCCTGCTCAGCCGCAACGGAGCCAACGTCAACGCACGCAACAGCCAGAGTGCCACGCCACTGCACCTGGCCAGCCAGAACAGCCACATACAG GTAGTGACATCACTGCTGGAGTGCAACGCCAAGCTGAATAAGAAGGATCGCTATGGCAACACCCCTCTGATTCACACCTGCCTCAGAGGTCACCTGGACACAGCAACCATCCTGCTGCAG AGCAACGCCTCGGTGAACCTGTCCAACAACCAGGGCAACACGGCCCTGCACGAGGCTGTGAAAGGGGGTCACCTGGCCCTGGTGGAGCTGTTACTGCAGGCTGGAGCCTTGGTCCACATGACGAACAAGAGACAGAGGACAGCACTGGACTGTGCCGTGGAGACCAGGGGAAAA AACACTGAAATCCTGAGGACTCTTCAGAAGGCATCTGGACTCTCCCACAATGCTGAACCAATCAAACTGCTCTCTGTGCCCAAGGGGGCTCTGG CACACTCATTTGTCCAGCGGCTAAAGCATCAGCATGATAATGTCAGTGGAAGACGTCAGAAGCTGGCCCAGTCAATAAACCG GGTTCAGCAAATGAAGAAAGGTCTTCCCAGGGACACCAGTGTGCCTTCCATCCACTCCCCCACTCCTGAGAGGAGGAAACTGAGGCGAGGGGAGACCCTGGAGAGCAGTGGGCCATTCAGCATCTGCTCCAGCCCAGAGGGAAGCCCCAAGCCTGGTGAccaaagggacagagagagggcccTGAGCCGCAGTCACACCGTGGACACAGTGCACCCCCAGTCTCCTCAGTGGGGCCGGGACCGGAGACACACAGGAGAGGCCGAGGCAAATGAGGACACACGCGTAGCTAAAGACCCTTCAGACACTCCAGGTGAACCCTTGCGTACGTACACACCTGACATACACACACCCGACatgtcaaatacacacacacctgacatccCATCAAATACACAACAAACACCCAGCAGCGACCCGTCACACACTCGCGAGGATCCATCACACACACCTAGCCAAGTCAATGGAGAGGAAAAGAAGGTCCACACCTCACCAGACATCGAAGTAAAGTCTAAGAGGAACTGTCCTGAGACTGAGAGCCCACCCAAAGACATGGAGGACCTGGTAGAAGAACTGGTAGAAGAAATAGAGGTACTCTGA